One Nerophis ophidion isolate RoL-2023_Sa linkage group LG06, RoL_Noph_v1.0, whole genome shotgun sequence genomic region harbors:
- the zdbf2 gene encoding DBF4-type zinc finger-containing protein 2 isoform X2 — protein MWAESQQGPSRCPPCKQGYCTYCQVLYSDLDQHLSSLRHLDCVGASSRASRSISFSDSRSGSETLLERFLQDVLLHHPHCYNDTRPSDADLPSVSNPLLPREVFDEVCLSDDDSWTLGTREHLPSSDNVSDHMTNPEKDPGPSSLLEKRGHRHSSPAQEQNYAMSVTSGHTHPSKHQAKPPVHRKAHRKTDRRKNPSPKDADAGTWSLSVPVPQHWQSWQKQQLAANSVPLHTDLLDQTIEEVIQTYCHGDCLITCPQEETESFHISPPQSLQTHSDWDSPVQMQSHVQTQLDSVLRSEQRAAQVFCGVPGEETIPQHLPESFRGKTWTQIEAEDEKKVDELVLQFRQGRFVCCFDSESLARVGTGRKHRSRRGHTEAVSNMVFLPLLNTDEEEVRKRRCFRMASRCQVVKVSHSTQTIHFVVPTVNQPATQATPKSVPLLGAERTPEVQCKRLPPSYSPIITPLQASTSLVHLLCSPTFPAPLHTSAAGSAPKRSRRRQRPLDFQSSNVKYKPFPVCFYDHRSNRIIKNPPKGFVGTKSSPLSGPLPSCVRQLFRSLSPDLNAERLSREVESSRAKSHRLLDTTSSISGRVAMSTLSTDSAQTLKRKTVKRQAMAATLVNPGRSKREKMAMEQRPRLPKKSIRIQKRTRGLHHMSSTQPHLRRGRSQRGRGCDKTAK, from the exons ATGTGGGCGGAGTCTCAGCAAGGGCCGTCCAGATGCCCCCCCTGCAAACAAGGATACTGCACCTACTGCCAAGTCCTTTACAGCGACCTGGATCAG CATCTATCCAGTCTCAGACACCTGGATTGTGTTGGAGCGTCCTCCAGGGCGTCTCGCAGTATTTCCTTCTCTGACAGCCGCTCCGGCAGTGAGACTCTACTGGAACGTTTCCTGCAGGATGTCTTGTTGCACCACCCACACTGCTACAACGATACCAG GCCATCAGATGCAGACCTTCCGTCAGTCTCCAACCCTCTTTTGCCAAGGGAGGTGTTCGATGAAGTGTGTTTGTCTGATGACGACAGCTGGACGTTGGGTACCCGGGAGCACCTGCCCAGCTCAGACAATGTGTCTGATCACATGACTAATCCAGAAAAAGATCCTGGTCCTAGTAGCCTGTTAGAGAAAAGAGGGCACAGACATTCTTCACCAGCACAAGAGCAGAATTACGCAATGAGCGTTACCTCAGGGCATACACATCCGTCTAAACATCAGGCTAAGCCACCTGTGCACCGGAAGGCACACAGGAAAACTGACAGGAGGAAAAACCCTTCACCCAAGGATGCAGATGCAGGTACATGGTCCCTCTCTGTCCCTGTGCCACAGCATTGGCAAAGCTGGCAGAAGCAACAGTTGGCAGCTAACAGTGTGCCTCTGCACACTGACCTTCTGGACCAAACTATTGAAGAG GTGATCCAAACATACTGTCATGGAGACTGTTTGATCACCTGTCCTCAAGAGGAGACGGAGAGCTTTCACATTAGTCCGCCTCAGTCTCTTCAAACACACTCGGACTGGGACTCACCTGTACAG ATGCAGTCCCATGTCCAGACGCAG CTCGACTCCGTCCTCCGCAGTGAACAACGTGCGGCCCAAGTATTTTGTGGTGTACCAGGAGAAGAAACGATACCACAGCATTTGCCCGAATCCTTCAGAGGGAAGACATGGACCCAGATTGAAGCGGAAGATGAGAAGAAGGTGGACGAGCTGGTCCTGCAGTTCAGACAAGGTCGTTTTGTCTGCTGCTTCGACAGCGAGTCACTAGCAAG GGTTGGCACCGGACGCAAACACAGGAGTAGGCGTGGTCATACGGAAGCAGTGTCAAACATGGTTTTCCTTCCTCTGCTGAACACCGATGAGGAGGAAGTCAGAAAGAGGCGGTGCTTTCGGATGGCGTCCAGGTGTCAA GTGGTCAAAGTGAGTCACAGCACTCAGACCATTCACTTTGTTGTCCCCACTGTCAATCAACCAGCCACGCAGGCCACTCCCAAATCAGTGCCTCTCCTTGGAGCAGAAAGAACTCCTGAGGTGCAATGTAAGCGTCTTCCGCCTTCGTACTCCCCCATCATCACGCCTCTGCAGGCGAGTACCTCCCTGGTCCACCTTCTCTGTTCTCCGACATTTCCCGCCCCCCTCCACACATCTGCTGCAGGGTCCGCCCCTAAACGCAGCAGGAGAAGGCAGCGTCCACTAGACTTTCAGAGCTCGAATGTCAAATATAAACCTTTTCCAGTGTGCTTCTATGATCACCGTAGCAATCGAATCATAAAGAACCCTCCCAAAGGTTTTGTTGGAACTAAAAGTTCCCCCCTCTCTGGGCCCTTGCCGTCATGTGTTCGTCAGCTGTTCCGAAGTCTGAGCCCGGACCTGAACGCTGAGAGATTGTCACGGGAAGTTGAATCTTCCAGGGCCAAAAGTCACAGGTTATTAGATACCACCTCCTCCATCAGCGGTCGTGTTGCCATGAGCACGCTCAGTACGGACTCAGCACAGACCCTTAAACGCAAAACAGTTAAGAGGCAAGCCATGGCGGCCACACTTGTGAATCCCGGCAGGTCAAAGCGGGAAAAAATGGCTATGGAACAAAGGCCAAGACTCCCCAAGAAGAGTATCCGAATTCAGAAGAGAACACGTGGTCTCCATCACATGTCCTCAACACAGCCACACCTCCGACGAGGACGGTCTCAGAGAGGGAGGGGCTGTGACAAGACTGCTAAGTAG
- the zdbf2 gene encoding DBF4-type zinc finger-containing protein 2 isoform X1: MWAESQQGPSRCPPCKQGYCTYCQVLYSDLDQHLSSLRHLDCVGASSRASRSISFSDSRSGSETLLERFLQDVLLHHPHCYNDTRPSDADLPSVSNPLLPREVFDEVCLSDDDSWTLGTREHLPSSDNVSDHMTNPEKDPGPSSLLEKRGHRHSSPAQEQNYAMSVTSGHTHPSKHQAKPPVHRKAHRKTDRRKNPSPKDADAGTWSLSVPVPQHWQSWQKQQLAANSVPLHTDLLDQTIEEVIQTYCHGDCLITCPQEETESFHISPPQSLQTHSDWDSPVQMQSHVQTQVRDFSHLTDVQVDLTDQLYSHQLDSVLRSEQRAAQVFCGVPGEETIPQHLPESFRGKTWTQIEAEDEKKVDELVLQFRQGRFVCCFDSESLARVGTGRKHRSRRGHTEAVSNMVFLPLLNTDEEEVRKRRCFRMASRCQVVKVSHSTQTIHFVVPTVNQPATQATPKSVPLLGAERTPEVQCKRLPPSYSPIITPLQASTSLVHLLCSPTFPAPLHTSAAGSAPKRSRRRQRPLDFQSSNVKYKPFPVCFYDHRSNRIIKNPPKGFVGTKSSPLSGPLPSCVRQLFRSLSPDLNAERLSREVESSRAKSHRLLDTTSSISGRVAMSTLSTDSAQTLKRKTVKRQAMAATLVNPGRSKREKMAMEQRPRLPKKSIRIQKRTRGLHHMSSTQPHLRRGRSQRGRGCDKTAK, translated from the exons ATGTGGGCGGAGTCTCAGCAAGGGCCGTCCAGATGCCCCCCCTGCAAACAAGGATACTGCACCTACTGCCAAGTCCTTTACAGCGACCTGGATCAG CATCTATCCAGTCTCAGACACCTGGATTGTGTTGGAGCGTCCTCCAGGGCGTCTCGCAGTATTTCCTTCTCTGACAGCCGCTCCGGCAGTGAGACTCTACTGGAACGTTTCCTGCAGGATGTCTTGTTGCACCACCCACACTGCTACAACGATACCAG GCCATCAGATGCAGACCTTCCGTCAGTCTCCAACCCTCTTTTGCCAAGGGAGGTGTTCGATGAAGTGTGTTTGTCTGATGACGACAGCTGGACGTTGGGTACCCGGGAGCACCTGCCCAGCTCAGACAATGTGTCTGATCACATGACTAATCCAGAAAAAGATCCTGGTCCTAGTAGCCTGTTAGAGAAAAGAGGGCACAGACATTCTTCACCAGCACAAGAGCAGAATTACGCAATGAGCGTTACCTCAGGGCATACACATCCGTCTAAACATCAGGCTAAGCCACCTGTGCACCGGAAGGCACACAGGAAAACTGACAGGAGGAAAAACCCTTCACCCAAGGATGCAGATGCAGGTACATGGTCCCTCTCTGTCCCTGTGCCACAGCATTGGCAAAGCTGGCAGAAGCAACAGTTGGCAGCTAACAGTGTGCCTCTGCACACTGACCTTCTGGACCAAACTATTGAAGAG GTGATCCAAACATACTGTCATGGAGACTGTTTGATCACCTGTCCTCAAGAGGAGACGGAGAGCTTTCACATTAGTCCGCCTCAGTCTCTTCAAACACACTCGGACTGGGACTCACCTGTACAG ATGCAGTCCCATGTCCAGACGCAGGTGAGGGACTTCAGCCATCTGACTGATGTCCAGGTAGACCTGACAGACCAGTTGTACTCCCACCAGCTCGACTCCGTCCTCCGCAGTGAACAACGTGCGGCCCAAGTATTTTGTGGTGTACCAGGAGAAGAAACGATACCACAGCATTTGCCCGAATCCTTCAGAGGGAAGACATGGACCCAGATTGAAGCGGAAGATGAGAAGAAGGTGGACGAGCTGGTCCTGCAGTTCAGACAAGGTCGTTTTGTCTGCTGCTTCGACAGCGAGTCACTAGCAAG GGTTGGCACCGGACGCAAACACAGGAGTAGGCGTGGTCATACGGAAGCAGTGTCAAACATGGTTTTCCTTCCTCTGCTGAACACCGATGAGGAGGAAGTCAGAAAGAGGCGGTGCTTTCGGATGGCGTCCAGGTGTCAA GTGGTCAAAGTGAGTCACAGCACTCAGACCATTCACTTTGTTGTCCCCACTGTCAATCAACCAGCCACGCAGGCCACTCCCAAATCAGTGCCTCTCCTTGGAGCAGAAAGAACTCCTGAGGTGCAATGTAAGCGTCTTCCGCCTTCGTACTCCCCCATCATCACGCCTCTGCAGGCGAGTACCTCCCTGGTCCACCTTCTCTGTTCTCCGACATTTCCCGCCCCCCTCCACACATCTGCTGCAGGGTCCGCCCCTAAACGCAGCAGGAGAAGGCAGCGTCCACTAGACTTTCAGAGCTCGAATGTCAAATATAAACCTTTTCCAGTGTGCTTCTATGATCACCGTAGCAATCGAATCATAAAGAACCCTCCCAAAGGTTTTGTTGGAACTAAAAGTTCCCCCCTCTCTGGGCCCTTGCCGTCATGTGTTCGTCAGCTGTTCCGAAGTCTGAGCCCGGACCTGAACGCTGAGAGATTGTCACGGGAAGTTGAATCTTCCAGGGCCAAAAGTCACAGGTTATTAGATACCACCTCCTCCATCAGCGGTCGTGTTGCCATGAGCACGCTCAGTACGGACTCAGCACAGACCCTTAAACGCAAAACAGTTAAGAGGCAAGCCATGGCGGCCACACTTGTGAATCCCGGCAGGTCAAAGCGGGAAAAAATGGCTATGGAACAAAGGCCAAGACTCCCCAAGAAGAGTATCCGAATTCAGAAGAGAACACGTGGTCTCCATCACATGTCCTCAACACAGCCACACCTCCGACGAGGACGGTCTCAGAGAGGGAGGGGCTGTGACAAGACTGCTAAGTAG